The sequence GTTCGATATTCAGGATTCGATATTCGCTGTTAACGTTCTTCGTATGCTTTGCAGTGAATATATTACGTTTGGTGAAATAGCATGAAAATAAAGGGCTTATCATTATGATCATCCATCTGGTATGCGCGGCACGGCCGAATTTCATGAAGATTGCGCCGCTCTATCATGCCCTCAGAAAAGAGACCTGGGTCGAGCCGCTTATTGTCCATACGGGTCAGCATTATGATCCCAATATGTCCGATGCCTTTTTCGAGGATCTCGGGCTACCGAAACCGGACATTTATCTTGATGTGAAGAGCGGCACCCATGCCGAGCAGACCGGCAAGGTGATGATCGCCTATGAAAAGATCCTGTTTGACCGGAGGCCGGATCTTGTTGTGGTGGTGGGCGATGTGAATTCAACCATGGCCGCAACCATTACCGCCGCAAAACTGGGAATCAAGGTTGCTCATCTGGAAGCGGGCCTGCGGTCCTATGACAGGGGAATGCCCGAGGAGATCAATAGGCTGGCCACCGATGTGCTGGCAGATTACCTTTGGACCCCTTCCGAAGACGGTTCAGAGAATTTGCTCAGAGAAGGAATTGCCCCGGAAAAAATCCTGCTGGTTGGCAATATCATGATCGATTCCCTGGAAATGATGCGAACCAGGATCGAAGCCCAGCAGACCTATAAAGAGTTCGGCCTGGAATCCGGGGGTTATGGAGTCGGCACCCTGCATCGCCCATCTAACGTGGATGATCCTGTTCAACTGAAAAAGCTTTGTGGCATACTTATTGATGTTGCCCGAAAAATGCCGTTTGTTTTCCCGATCCATCCCAGGACCCGGAAGAACATGGAAAAACACGGTCTCCTTGCTGATCTCGAAGCAAACGGCAATCTGTTTTTACCCGAACCGCTCAATTACATACGCTTCATGAACCTGGTTTTCAACTGCCGGTTCGTGATAACCGATTCGGGAGGAATCCAGGAGGAAACAAGCTATCTCGGGATTCCGTGCCTGACAGTGAGAAAAAATACCGAAAGGCCCATTACCATTACTCAGGGGACAAATCAGCTCTGTGAGCTTGATGATGTGCTGACCAAAACCGATGCGATTCTGCGAGGCTCTCTGAGCGAGCGGAAGCAGATAAAATTCTGGGATGGCAAGACTGCGGGCAGAATTGTTGATTGCTTGAAAAACCTTAAGTTGTGAGAGGCAAGTCACTAGACCCGGGAAGGGGAAGAACGAAGTATTTAAAAGAGAACCTCAGAATATCGAGGTCACGCAGAATATTGAATGTCGAAGTTAAAGATTTAATCTTCAGAATTCTGCAAGACACTACAAGAAACTATCTTCACACAAAGCTTCGGACACGAAAACAGATTGAGCGATATTCGTCTCTATTTTTAGTAAAAACTTTGACATTCGACATTCGACATTCAATATTCGATATTCTGCGGTTCTGTTTACCATGTTTCGCGGTGATATAAAGCTGTTTTAGATGGAGTTTTTTAGTGAATAAAGATCAAGACCGGATCAGTGAGACTTTATTTTCGCTCCTGAGCTACTGCAGAAAAA comes from Pseudomonadota bacterium and encodes:
- the wecB gene encoding UDP-N-acetylglucosamine 2-epimerase (non-hydrolyzing), with product MIIHLVCAARPNFMKIAPLYHALRKETWVEPLIVHTGQHYDPNMSDAFFEDLGLPKPDIYLDVKSGTHAEQTGKVMIAYEKILFDRRPDLVVVVGDVNSTMAATITAAKLGIKVAHLEAGLRSYDRGMPEEINRLATDVLADYLWTPSEDGSENLLREGIAPEKILLVGNIMIDSLEMMRTRIEAQQTYKEFGLESGGYGVGTLHRPSNVDDPVQLKKLCGILIDVARKMPFVFPIHPRTRKNMEKHGLLADLEANGNLFLPEPLNYIRFMNLVFNCRFVITDSGGIQEETSYLGIPCLTVRKNTERPITITQGTNQLCELDDVLTKTDAILRGSLSERKQIKFWDGKTAGRIVDCLKNLKL